Genomic DNA from Plasmodium chabaudi chabaudi strain AS genome assembly, chromosome: 1:
catttccCATGTAATCCATCATACATATAGAGCACATATCTTCGTTTTCACTTGTTTGTTTATCAAGATTATTCatgttttcattattatctgGTGATATATCTTCATTCGTCGATTTAATATGATCATCTTgggtatatatatcatttaaatttttatcattttttgaacTATTTTTGAGAGGCTTAAGTATTTCTTGAAAATGAGGATCAGAAAAACAAGAGTTACTATCCTCTCTTGGattattatcaatattGTTTGGGAAACTACTTTGTGTATTTGATTTCCCTTTGGTTGTATTTCCCTTACTCCTAATAGCATTTGTTACTTTGTCGAATATTAATTCAAAGGATGggtttttaataaatgttttttttttttcttttttgttttttttgtgaatataatctatatctttatattttacaacttttaatttattaattatatttttcggAGTTGGAATTCTATCATGTTCATCAAccgaaaaatatatcataatgcatataatgaTTGATAAAAACAGTCCtagacatatataaaatagtagCGGTAAGAAATAAAGTGCTatagtaaaataataatatgct
This window encodes:
- a CDS encoding RING zinc finger protein, putative, which gives rise to MNEYMNEVNNDDNYVEMSSTEDVLFQYFAKILYLLIFGCIGSLLLIIVYYFKIPCKECDLMNRALVICILVKSIGHLNLNLVRIKRREEIENSEELKYIIKKLLRVFNLLTIILVISSLYLLHFYKNVCPKNTISMQIIRAYYYFTIALYFLPLLFYICLGLFLSIIICIMIYFSVDEHDRIPTPKNIINKLKVVKYKDIDYIHKKNKKEKKKTFIKNPSFELIFDKVTNAIRSKGNTTKGKSNTQSSFPNNIDNNPREDSNSCFSDPHFQEILKPLKNSSKNDKNLNDIYTQDDHIKSTNEDISPDNNENMNNLDKQTSENEDMCSICMMDYMGNDNIMIMPCDKRHFFHSNCLSKWLNKSQVCPICRTNIVSCINSKSDIV